In the genome of Vanacampus margaritifer isolate UIUO_Vmar chromosome 1, RoL_Vmar_1.0, whole genome shotgun sequence, one region contains:
- the pomca gene encoding proopiomelanocortin a isoform X1, whose protein sequence is MCPAWLLVTVVLVGVAKGAASQCWEDHAACQDLDSKTMMVKHKCRRHIGHPAKHVQPNLLVFYIISFQECLQFNLADLNPNSAPLLPAPTPDTDTSPLAKRSYAMEHFRWGKPVGRKRRPIKVYTSNGVEEESSEVFPGEIRRDLTNELPAAAEEDEVMGEDGVQKKDGSYKMKHFRWSSPPASKRYGGFMKSWEETEQRPLVTLLKNVINKDGQTQK, encoded by the coding sequence ATGTGTCCTGCGTGGCTATTGGTGACCGTGGTGCTTGTGGGCGTGGCCAAAGGAGCCGCCAGTCAGTGTTGGGAAGACCATGCGGCCTGTCAGGACCTGGACTCAAAGACCATGATGGTAAAACACAAGTGTCGCCGCCACATAGGTCATCCAGCCAAACATGTGCAACCTAACTTGTTGGTGTTTTACATCATTTCATTTCAGGAGTGTCTGCAATTCAACCTCGCTGACCTGAACCCCAACTCAGCCCCACTCCTGCCTGCCCCCACGCCTGATACCGACACTTCCCCCCTTGCCAAGCGCTCTTACGCCATGGAGCATTTCCGCTGGGGGAAGCCCGTAGGCCGAAAACGTCGTCCCATTAAAGTGTACACGTCCAACGGCGTGGAAGAAGAGTCGAGTGAAGTTTTCCCCGGGGAGATAAGGCGCGATTTAACCAATGAGCTGCCGGCGGCTGCAGAGGAAGATGAAGTGATGGGGGAGGATGGAGTCCAGAAAAAAGACGGCTCCTACAAGATGAAGCACTTTCGCTGGAGCAGCCCGCCTGCCAGTAAACGCTACGGCGGCTTCATGAAGAGCTGGGAAGAGACCGAGCAGAGACCCCTGGTCACGCTCCTCAAGAACGTCATCAACAAAGATGGACAGACGCAGAAGTAG
- the pomca gene encoding proopiomelanocortin a isoform X2, translating to MCPAWLLVTVVLVGVAKGAASQCWEDHAACQDLDSKTMMECLQFNLADLNPNSAPLLPAPTPDTDTSPLAKRSYAMEHFRWGKPVGRKRRPIKVYTSNGVEEESSEVFPGEIRRDLTNELPAAAEEDEVMGEDGVQKKDGSYKMKHFRWSSPPASKRYGGFMKSWEETEQRPLVTLLKNVINKDGQTQK from the exons ATGTGTCCTGCGTGGCTATTGGTGACCGTGGTGCTTGTGGGCGTGGCCAAAGGAGCCGCCAGTCAGTGTTGGGAAGACCATGCGGCCTGTCAGGACCTGGACTCAAAGACCATGATG GAGTGTCTGCAATTCAACCTCGCTGACCTGAACCCCAACTCAGCCCCACTCCTGCCTGCCCCCACGCCTGATACCGACACTTCCCCCCTTGCCAAGCGCTCTTACGCCATGGAGCATTTCCGCTGGGGGAAGCCCGTAGGCCGAAAACGTCGTCCCATTAAAGTGTACACGTCCAACGGCGTGGAAGAAGAGTCGAGTGAAGTTTTCCCCGGGGAGATAAGGCGCGATTTAACCAATGAGCTGCCGGCGGCTGCAGAGGAAGATGAAGTGATGGGGGAGGATGGAGTCCAGAAAAAAGACGGCTCCTACAAGATGAAGCACTTTCGCTGGAGCAGCCCGCCTGCCAGTAAACGCTACGGCGGCTTCATGAAGAGCTGGGAAGAGACCGAGCAGAGACCCCTGGTCACGCTCCTCAAGAACGTCATCAACAAAGATGGACAGACGCAGAAGTAG